AGGAAGACCGGTGCGCCAATCGCAGCCATGACGATGCCGATCGGCAGCTCGGCGGGCCGCACGATCATGCGCGCGACAATGTCGGCGACGAGCATCAGCACGGCGCCGAGCAGCGCGCTGCCCGGCAGAACGACGCGGTGATCGGGCCCGGCCAACAGCCGCACGACATGGGGCACGACGATGCCGGCGAAGCCGATGACACCGGCGACGGCCACGGCGGCGCCCACCGAGGCTGCGGTCGCCACGACGACTGCGCGTTTGGTCCGTTCGACGTCGATGCCGAGGTGAAAAGCTTCCGCCTCGCCGAGCAGGAACCCGTTTAGGCCTCGGATCAGCCGCGGCGTGATGATCACGACGAGGATCGCAAACGGCAGCACCGCAAGCACCTTCGGCCAGTTCGATCCGCCGAGGCTGCCCATCATCCAGAGCGTCAGATCGCGCAGCTCGCGGTCGTCGCTGGCAAAGGCGATGAGACCGGTCAGCGAGGCAGCGAGCGCGCCGACGGCGATGCCGGCGAGCAGCAGCGTGCCGACCATGAGCTGGCCGTGCCGCCCGGCGACGGCAACAAGGACGCCGGTGGTCACCGCGCCGCCGAGGAAGGCGGCGACGGGGAGTGCGTAGACGCCAAACGGTGCCAGGATCGGCGCGGCAATGCCGTTGGCGAGGGCGATTGTCGCCACCGCCGCCAAGGCCGCGCCCGACGACACGCCTATGAGGCCGGGATCGGCGAGCGGATTGCGAAACAGTCCCTGCATCATTGCGCCGGCGATGGCGAGGCTCGCTCCGACGAAGATGGCAAGCAGCGTGCGCGGCAGGCGTATATCGATGAGCACGAGCTGCTCGCGCGCGGCGGCGCTGTCGGCCGGGAAACCGAGCGCGGAGGCGATGGCGCGCGGCAACGACGACAGGGTGATGCCGGTCGGGCCAAGCGACAGCGAGGCGATGGCGGCAATTGCCAGAAGCACCGCCGCGCCGACGATCAGCTGCGTTGGACTCAGCCTTTGCACGCCCTCGGTACGCTGCGCGTGCAGAGGCAGAGCGTCATCGGTCATTCGGACGAACTCGCACGCTTCTGAGCCAGCTCCGGATAGAGCGCTATCATGAGCTCACGCGCTGCGCGCGCGCAACGCGGGCCGAAGCCGAGAAGATAAAGGCCGTTCATCTCGATGACCTGGTGATTCTGCAGCGCCGGGCTGCCCTGCAGGCTCTTCACGGTGGCGATGTGGGCAGACGGCGGCCCATTGCGGCCGTGCTGCATGGTTACGATGGCGTCGGGTGCCAGCTCGACGGCGGCCTCGTCGGCGAGCGGCTTATAGCCCTGCGCGCCTGCCGCGACATTCTCGCCACCGGCGAGCTTGATCATCGCGTCGGCGCTCGTGCCGGAACCGCCGATCGTGGCGCGGCCGTTCTGCACACTCAAGATGAAGAGAGCGCGCTTCGGTTTGCCGATCTTGCTGCGCTGCTCGGCGAGCAAAGCGAAATCGTTCTCGATGTCCTTCGCCAGCGCATCACCGGCCGCTTGTGCGCCGACGACCGAGGCGATGAAGCGGATCTTGGCGGCGACGCCTTCGGGTGTTTGGGTGTCGGGAACCTCGATATACGGAATCGACGACGCCTTCAGCACCGCGACGACAGGCGGCGGGCCGGCATCCTTGCCGGCGATGATGAGTGACGGGTTGGTCGACAATACGCCCTCCGACGACAGCGCGCGCAAGTAGCCGACGTTGGCCTTGGTCTTCAGGGCCTCATCCGGAAACTGGCTGGTCGAGTCGACAGCGATGATCTTGTCGTCGGCCTTCAGCGCATAGAGGATTTCGGTGACGTCGCCGCCGATCGACAGGATGCGCGACGTGTCGGCGACCTTGACCTGCCGGCCACTCGCATCGGTGATCATCTGCTCGGCGCGCGCAACCGAGAGGAGCGCGGCGCCAGTGAGAAGCGCGGCGCAAATCATCGCCAGGCGCAATGCACGGATGTCAGTCATGGGGCCTCACTTCGTCAGAATGAGTTTGCCGTTCGCGGTGATACGCAGCCGATAGTCCTGTCCATCGTGCTCGAGTATGGCTTCGCGGCCGCCTTGCAACAGTTCGGCGACGATAACGCGCACTTTCCTGTCACTGGTCTCATGGGTTTCTGAAATTGCGTTGGCGCGATAGCGCTCTTCGGCGGCGGTCGTCATGACCTGCGCTCCATCATTCTTGGGCTGCCTCGAAATGTGCGCCGCGCTATATCCGCCACCCTAAGCGGGATGTGACAGGTGTGCGGCAATCACATTGTTGACTCTATTAGTCATAAAAGAGTAGCTTGCACAAGCCCGGTCTAACCCGGGTGTTGCGTACGCCTCCTGTCGAGGCGACGTGTAAGGCAAGCCCGCCAAGTACGCGTTCGTCGTGCGTGAGCCAGCCAGCCCTTGGTACCAGTAGGGGGGTGGCTGAGTTATGTTTGCGCGTAGCGAAAGTGTGCGTCCGTGTGCCGAGTTCGAGTTCCGTGCACCGGAACCAGAGCGAGACGATCCGAGAAAGCATAGCGACGGAAAGCCTGAGCGCCCCCGTACTCCCGGCGCTTCAGGGAAGGGACCGATCGCTCGGACACTGCTTCTTCTCGGCGTGTCGGCGATCGCGGCCGCCGCTGCCAGCGAGGCCCTCGCGCAAGATGCGCAGCTGCCCCCCCTGACCGTCGAAGGCACCAAGCCCGCCGCCAAGAAGAAGGCGGCAGCGAAGAAGGCTCCGACCGCTGCGCCTGCGGCGGTGGCACCGGCTCCCATGGCCGCGCCGACGACCGCAGCTGCTAAAGCAGTGGCTCCGTCTGAGGTGCCCTATACCGTTCCCGCCGGCGTGAGTGTCGTTACCGGTGAAGAGCTCGCGACGTACGGCAATGGAAGCCTAGATGACGCGCTGCGGGCGCAGCCGGGCACGTTTACCCGCATGAGCCCGCAAAACGCGGGTCTCGCCGTCAACATCCGCGGCTTCGAAGGCTCCGGCCGTGTGAACACCAACATTGACGGCGTGCGGCAGAATTTCCGCTTCACCGGCCACGAAGCACAGGGCTTCGCCTACATCGATCCCTCGCTCATCGCCGGCATCGAGATCGAGCGGGGCGCCGTCTCGACGGCTGGCGGCGCGGGTGCGCTTGCCGGCGCGGCCAATCTGCGCACGCTGGATGTGCAGGACATCCTGCTGCCGGGGCAGACGGTCGGCGGATTGACGAGCACCACTTGGGGCACAAATAGCCAGCGATTCACGGGGCTGGCGGCCGCCGCAGCGCAGAGCGCCGGTGTCGGCATCGCTGGAGCGGTCGGCAGGCGTAACCCGGCCGACTACGAAAATGGTAACGGCGTCACCGTGCCCTTGACGTTCCAGGATCTCTATTCAGGGCTGTTCAAGGCCAACTTCCAGATCAACGAGGAGAACTCGCTGCGCTTCGGCGGCGTGTTCTACAACAACGACTTCTTCGCCAACTCGTACTACCAGCAGGTGATCTCGAACACCTTCACGGCGAAGTACGCCTACAAGCCCATCGACAACGACCTCATAGACTTCAGGTTGAACGGCTACCGCAACGAAGTGACGATGAAATACGGCACGGACGCCAGCCCGACGGTCGGCACCCCGCCGCAGGGATCCTCGTGGGGCCGTGTCATGGACGATGACGGTTGGGGCTTCGACGTTTCGAACGTCTCGCGTTTTCGTCTAGGCGGCGTTCTCGTGCGATCAGAGTACGGCTATGAATATTTTCGCGATGATGTCGACGCCTACAATCGCTATCAGCCAGCCGCGCTCGGCGGTGTAAATCCGTCGGGCACTTCCAGCATCGGTGGCGCGTTCTCGGAGACGACCTTCTCGCAAGGCATCTTCGATTTCATCGCCGGCTTGCGCTACGACACCTACACATTGAACGGCAGTGGCACGCTGGTCACGCCGCTCCCACCGCTCCCCGTCGGACCATATACGGTTGACCGATCGGAAGGCGGCTTCAGCCCCAAGCTGACGTTGTCGGCCAAGCCGTACACCTGGTTCCAGCCGTACGTGACGTATTCGCAGACGTTCCGCGCGCCGACGATTTCGGAGACGCTTGCCGGCGGGTCGCATCCTGGTGCCACCACTTTTGCATTTCAGGCCAATCCATTCCTTGAGTCTGAAAGCCAGGAAGGCTGGGAGTTCGGATTTAATACGGCCTATGACGGCGCGATCGTGAGGGACGACATTTTCCGGCTCAAGGCCGACTACTTTACTATGGGTATCGAGAACTACATCACCGCCTGCCCCGCCCCTGGCGGCGCGGTCTATTTCTGCAACGCAGCCGGCGAATCTACCGTGCAAGGCGTGGAGCTGCAGAGCATGTACGACGCCGGCTACGTGTTTGCTGGCGCAAGCTACACGTATACGCATACCGACCTACCTTCACAGACCGCGGGCTTCGGCGCTCCGAACTACGTGCCCGAACACACCGCAATCGGATCGCTTGGTGTGCGTCTGTTGGCGAGGAAGCTTACATTGGGCGGTCGCGTGTCCTACTTCT
Above is a genomic segment from Hyphomicrobium album containing:
- a CDS encoding TonB-dependent receptor domain-containing protein, coding for MSAIAAAAASEALAQDAQLPPLTVEGTKPAAKKKAAAKKAPTAAPAAVAPAPMAAPTTAAAKAVAPSEVPYTVPAGVSVVTGEELATYGNGSLDDALRAQPGTFTRMSPQNAGLAVNIRGFEGSGRVNTNIDGVRQNFRFTGHEAQGFAYIDPSLIAGIEIERGAVSTAGGAGALAGAANLRTLDVQDILLPGQTVGGLTSTTWGTNSQRFTGLAAAAAQSAGVGIAGAVGRRNPADYENGNGVTVPLTFQDLYSGLFKANFQINEENSLRFGGVFYNNDFFANSYYQQVISNTFTAKYAYKPIDNDLIDFRLNGYRNEVTMKYGTDASPTVGTPPQGSSWGRVMDDDGWGFDVSNVSRFRLGGVLVRSEYGYEYFRDDVDAYNRYQPAALGGVNPSGTSSIGGAFSETTFSQGIFDFIAGLRYDTYTLNGSGTLVTPLPPLPVGPYTVDRSEGGFSPKLTLSAKPYTWFQPYVTYSQTFRAPTISETLAGGSHPGATTFAFQANPFLESESQEGWEFGFNTAYDGAIVRDDIFRLKADYFTMGIENYITACPAPGGAVYFCNAAGESTVQGVELQSMYDAGYVFAGASYTYTHTDLPSQTAGFGAPNYVPEHTAIGSLGVRLLARKLTLGGRVSYFSETDVGAVNSTPGPGQPPPYASRFMPGYTVVDFFSNYTFSENLDVGLNVNNLFDEDYTPALSTTFTSPSGQCFGSNSPGCNTTGIGRTVYLTAKARF
- a CDS encoding heme/hemin ABC transporter substrate-binding protein gives rise to the protein MTDIRALRLAMICAALLTGAALLSVARAEQMITDASGRQVKVADTSRILSIGGDVTEILYALKADDKIIAVDSTSQFPDEALKTKANVGYLRALSSEGVLSTNPSLIIAGKDAGPPPVVAVLKASSIPYIEVPDTQTPEGVAAKIRFIASVVGAQAAGDALAKDIENDFALLAEQRSKIGKPKRALFILSVQNGRATIGGSGTSADAMIKLAGGENVAAGAQGYKPLADEAAVELAPDAIVTMQHGRNGPPSAHIATVKSLQGSPALQNHQVIEMNGLYLLGFGPRCARAARELMIALYPELAQKRASSSE
- the hemP gene encoding hemin uptake protein HemP; translation: MTTAAEERYRANAISETHETSDRKVRVIVAELLQGGREAILEHDGQDYRLRITANGKLILTK
- a CDS encoding FecCD family ABC transporter permease codes for the protein MTDDALPLHAQRTEGVQRLSPTQLIVGAAVLLAIAAIASLSLGPTGITLSSLPRAIASALGFPADSAAAREQLVLIDIRLPRTLLAIFVGASLAIAGAMMQGLFRNPLADPGLIGVSSGAALAAVATIALANGIAAPILAPFGVYALPVAAFLGGAVTTGVLVAVAGRHGQLMVGTLLLAGIAVGALAASLTGLIAFASDDRELRDLTLWMMGSLGGSNWPKVLAVLPFAILVVIITPRLIRGLNGFLLGEAEAFHLGIDVERTKRAVVVATAASVGAAVAVAGVIGFAGIVVPHVVRLLAGPDHRVVLPGSALLGAVLMLVADIVARMIVRPAELPIGIVMAAIGAPVFLHLVLRRGIGGME